The genomic DNA CTTGTAGCAGGCTGCAACGCCTTGCCAATCGGCTCCTCATCAAAGTGCATGCCTCTGTAGTCCGTCACTGTTCGTCCTAACTGCGCAGCCACATTCGCAGCTGGTCTCGTTGGCTTCCCATCCACTGTCATTTTCCCTattctcaacaaccccttcccgccACGAATAGGATCACGAAGATAGATCGATCCTGTCTCCGAATCGGGAAAATACGCCGTCTGGATAGACAGACGCCActcctttttccttttgggttgttgttgaaccCCTTCTACTCCTGCAGCAGCATCAACGGATGATATGTCTCCCCTCTCCAGCGCAACAACCCGCTCAAACATCTCCAACGACTCTGGCTGGGGGGGATACCACTCCGGCACTTGCTGCTCGTCGTCCCCGATCTGAAGCCACTCCAGAACAGGGACTTGCTCCTCCGCCCAGGGGTCTTCTTTGCACCTTTCCAGCGCGGAGGCCACCTCGTTTGCGACGGCGGGTGGGAggtcgggggaggtgaggtcaAGGATGTAGGAGATGTCGTCGCAGACGACGCGTTTATTCtgttcttttttgggggtgcgGACGACGAGTTTGGACCATAAGGGGCCGAggatgtggtgttggtgggcgATGTCTTCTAGAtggggggcggaggaggggaggttggtagagagggttgagatggagggggtgagccAGGGAATTTGTCTGGCTACTGTGCGGACTTTGGGGGCGTGTCGGATGGGATAGGGGGGCTGCCAAGAGACGTCTttgtggggtgggaggtggaaaccggatgagagggaggagacgagCATGGAGGCGCcgaggggggcgaggagtgaggtgagggaggtaaGGGTTGAGTTGGGCGGGATGGGGATACCCGGGAGGGGTGTTTGGGATAGGACGGTGCCGGTGTCGAAGGAgtggggggagagggtctGGATGGAGACGCCGGTATGGGTATAGCGGTTTAGGAGGGCGTAGTGGAGGGGAGCAGGACCGCGGAGGCTAGGGAGAGGGGTAAGTAAGAGGTGGTTAAAGGGTAAAGGTGAGGGTGACATACTCGGGTAAGAGGGAAGGGTGGACGTTGAGGCCGCCGTATTCTGCTTGGTTTAGGAGCCGTGGTGGGACGAAACGGCCGAATGAGACagcgatgatgaggttgatgtaTTTCTTCATCTATTCAAGCGGAATGATAGTTAGCATTGAGATGTAGCAAGCTCAAACAGGGGCACTTACAAACCAATTTGTGAAAGTATCGTGTGGTAACGTTGATAGAGGAAGACCAAGTTCCCTGGCTACTGATGCTATTGGGACTGCATATCTTTTAATTATATGACAGGTCTTCAAAAGTCATCAGGTCAGGACATACCTTCAGTCACTTGCTTCAATCCTCTCCCGGTGGGCTTCGATGGCCGCACCAGCACATCGATAGACTCGATAAGACTGGGATCATCTTTGTGCTTCTTGTGAAGAGCTTTTAGCGAGTGACAACTGAACTCATCTGAGCCGCAAAACAAGATTCGTAATGGATTGCCGCGTTGTGTACTGTATGTTGCAATGCTCAGTGGTCTTGCAACAGACCGTCGAAGTGGTCGTGAAGATGCCAACCACCGCATTGTGGTGGATTTCGCTGTTTCAACAGTAGGCTAATTAAAAATTCAAAGGCTCGAATATGCAGATCTCTTGTTGATTGGCGGAAATATGTGTAAGCGATAACAGGTCTTGAACGACAAGTGGAAGCTGTACCTgttgtgagtgagtgagtgagtgagtgagaaTGCTTTAAGTGAGAGATCAAAATGAGTGGGCCACGAACCTTGAGAGCTCTGCCCCCTGCAAGCCCGGACCCTGCAGATCCACCCTTGGCATTCCACCCCCCTGGAGCTTCCTTGTGCCAGCTCAAAAGATAcggtcaacatcaccaaagTGAAACACCCGCCATGTTTGTTTCTTATCTGCTTCTACATTTTTATAGCTATGACCATGGCCACAAGGAGCTTTCTAACCGACCGGCAGGCTGAAGAGCTGTGTGTTTCCCCCCACCAATAAACCCTCTATTATCTCTATCCCAGAAAAACATGACATAGATAGCTAACCAAAATCCAGACACAAATCCATCATCgcctacctcacctccctcaacctcgccaccacagccaacacCCTCCGCGCCGagctcaacctccccgaAGAAACCTTTGACCTCGCCAAAGCAAAACAATACGAAGGCCTCCTCGAAAAGAAATGGACCTCGGTCATCCGCCTCCAGAAAAAAGTCCTAGACCTCCAAGCAGAGAACGCCCACCTCAAGAACGAGATCGAAAATGCCGGTCCTTTAGCCTTGTCGAGAAAGAACCAGGACCCAGCCAATTGGCTCCCCAAGGGACCGCCACGATACACTCTCGAAGGCCACCGCCTGCCCATCACCTCGGTAGCCTTCCATCCTGTCTTTAGCTCTTTGGCCTCGGCATCAGAAGACAACACGATCAAAATCTGGGATTGGGAGCTCGGAGAGTTGGAAAGGACACTCAAAGGGCACACCAAGGCAGTCTTAGATGTGGATTTTGGCGGGCCGAGGGGGAATACCCTCCTTGCAAGCTGCAGTTCCGACATGAGTATTAAGCTGTGGGATCCGGCGGATCAGTACAAGAACATCAGGACACTACACGGCCATGATCATATTGTGAGCTCGGTGAGGTTTGTTCCTGCGAATGGCACTGCTGGGGCGGGAGGGAATCTGCTCGTGAGTGCGAGTAAGGATAATACGCTGAAGCTGTGGGATGTGACGACGGGTTATTGCGTCAAGACGATTGAGGGGCATAATGACtggccgagggcggtggcgCCGTCGGCGGATGGGAGGTGGCTGTTGAGCACCGGGAGTGATAAAGCGGCTAGGTTGTGGGATATTGGGGGGACGGAGCCGGAGTGTAGGGTTGTTATGTTTGGGCATGAGAATTTCAATGTATGTGCCCCCATTTTTGTAACCTTTCGTCTCTGATTTGATATACTGACATGGGTCTGATAGTTGTGCTGCGAATTCGCACCCTCCACTTCATACCCCCATCTCGCCCGCCTCGCGGGACATGAAAAGGTGCCCCCAGCAAACAGTGCTGCCGAGTTCATGGCGACGGGCTCGCGTGACAAGCAAATACGGCTGTGGGACAGGAGGGGACAATGTATCA from Podospora pseudoanserina strain CBS 124.78 chromosome 2, whole genome shotgun sequence includes the following:
- the FMT1 gene encoding Methionyl-tRNA formyltransferase (EggNog:ENOG503P3MU; COG:J; BUSCO:EOG092631ML) encodes the protein MRWLASSRPLRRSVARPLSIATYSTQRGNPLRILFCGSDEFSCHSLKALHKKHKDDPSLIESIDVLVRPSKPTGRGLKQVTEVPIASVARELGLPLSTLPHDTFTNWFMKKYINLIIAVSFGRFVPPRLLNQAEYGGLNVHPSLLPDLRGPAPLHYALLNRYTHTGVSIQTLSPHSFDTGTVLSQTPLPGIPIPPNSTLTSLTSLLAPLGASMLVSSLSSGFHLPPHKDVSWQPPYPIRHAPKVRTVARQIPWLTPSISTLSTNLPSSAPHLEDIAHQHHILGPLWSKLVVRTPKKEQNKRVVCDDISYILDLTSPDLPPAVANEVASALERCKEDPWAEEQVPVLEWLQIGDDEQQVPEWYPPQPESLEMFERVVALERGDISSVDAAAGVEGVQQQPKRKKEWRLSIQTAYFPDSETGSIYLRDPIRGGKGLLRIGKMTVDGKPTRPAANVAAQLGRTVTDYRGMHFDEEPIGKALQPATRRPEEDAEVDEETKRRSNRAMVRRIYSY
- the LIS1_1 gene encoding Lissencephaly-1 (EggNog:ENOG503NW2C; COG:Z), giving the protein MTMATRSFLTDRQAEELHKSIIAYLTSLNLATTANTLRAELNLPEETFDLAKAKQYEGLLEKKWTSVIRLQKKVLDLQAENAHLKNEIENAGPLALSRKNQDPANWLPKGPPRYTLEGHRLPITSVAFHPVFSSLASASEDNTIKIWDWELGELERTLKGHTKAVLDVDFGGPRGNTLLASCSSDMSIKLWDPADQYKNIRTLHGHDHIVSSVRFVPANGTAGAGGNLLVSASKDNTLKLWDVTTGYCVKTIEGHNDWPRAVAPSADGRWLLSTGSDKAARLWDIGGTEPECRVVMFGHENFNLCCEFAPSTSYPHLARLAGHEKVPPANSAAEFMATGSRDKQIRLWDRRGQCIKVLEGHDNWVRGLAFHPAGKFLISVADDRTMRCWDLSQDGKCVQTLSGMFDGFVSCVRWAPGVTKDGLAGGDAGDGTPKKKISAEANGGLQMRCVIATGSVDGTEGKVRIFAN